TCCAGACCCAAAGGGTTGTGGGTGGACGACGGATAAGGAAGGCAACCTGACCACTGAGTGGATGTGTGGATCACCAGCTCCAGAGGCCATATTGCAGTTgctgtcatgtaaatgtgtCCGCGCCTGCAAACTTCCAGATTCTGTGTGCTTGGTCAACCAGCTGAAATGCACATACATATGCAAACTGCAGACCGGCACAAACCAGAGGGAAGAAGATGGAAATGACGAAGCTTATGAAGAAGCAACACCGGATGATTCGGACACAGACGAATACTAATTATAGTACTATATTCTAATACTGCTATTCTGCCAGGCGACTGCTTTGTAATGCTACAGTATGCATTAAACTACTGTCTAAACTGTTTATTGTGCTTTATTTGTATCTCAGATATCCTGTAATAACAAGTTACTGCTCATTGATAGGTTAAATATGTGTTGGTATTATTATTTCCTACATTCGTAGCCTCAGATTTTGTGATTTATGGGGTATCTTATCCAATGCCTGATAGCTATGACTAAGCTACTACTTTGGGATTGCTATCATAGCAAAATATCATCTACATATATAACCCATTCCAAAATGCATCACTAGAATTTGCCACTTTAAGTGGTACCAATAACCCAAAAATCTGGTCTTGGCCCATGGACTATTGTGATCGATGACCTGTAACGGACATAATTTCGGCATGCGGCCCAGCAGGACACTTCCTATGTACAGCTGTGTTGCGCATGTCTTCTTACTGCTGTGATTAGTTTAATTCCCTTCCAGTCCCCCCACTCCCCCCGCCCTTTGGCAATCGACTTTATAAAACTTCTCAGTTTATTTATTCCAACAGCTGAAATCCATGTCCATTTTTCCccgttgtcaaatcaaaactGATATTAAATCTCGTGAACGCTATGGTGCAATTTGCATCGAActcaaatacatgcatacattgtacactttttaaaaaattagctGGGAATGCAGTTATATTTTCCGATTCAGGGAGAAGTGAAACTTACATGACACTGCTGTTCAGGTGGAAGTGTGAGATGCTTATTTTGATTGATTCGTGTCACAAATCATTTTAGAGAAGCTCGACAGTTTCTCTATCATCGATACAAATTTGGGGGGCGGAAACTCGTGCTATACACTCGTCCACACCCAAATTGGTATCAACGATAGAAAACCCGTCTCCTTCTCTAAATGAACATAATGACAATCTATATATGACTTCAAAACTGACGCAATAAAAGAGACtaacatatgaaaggtgaagataacgaacagtgatcgatctcacatttcctacaagcaatacaaaatagagagttgggcaaacacggacctctggatataccagaggtgggatcagatgcctaggaggagtaagcatcccctgtcgaccggtcacacccgccgtgagccctatatcttgaataggtatccgtagtcaaaatcagtgtgccaagaacggcctaacaatcagcaCGAGacacgtcagaaagcatttgacccaatgataggttgttttggcaaactagatcggtataacgaccatacaaatTGGGAAATGCTGATCTTgaacgatactgttgaaacccctgtaccatcaacttgtttgtcagtagcctgcttcgatttagaaactgactatacgcagaacaagctcttgcgtattgaatcagttgagagatatatacaccacctgctggtgataatggaatattgctacatagatatgagaAAATttagaagctgaaatcatcccgtttgtcataaagttgacttgttagtttgccgttaatatctactttcgaTAAAATacctaagtatgaagcagaagtggacgactctgtggtgtcttttattttaagttcacagggatatatcgaatcgacatgcgagtatgaatgaaaattattattgttaattaataaaatattaatatatctaaatgtcgaaaggaaggccacagtaagatctttgcttctcatgtagaagttttttttaataaattctgcttcataagaatataaaaacaggtcagctaacaaagaagcacaatctcgtggggatccgggttaaaataggtcctcaataacccttgcttgtcgtaagaggcgactaaatggagcggtcttTCAAATGAGACCACAAAtcccgaggtcccgtgttacagcaggtgtggcacgataatgatcccttcctgctcaaagaccatataagcgccgagcataggcctatttTCCTGGTGTTCACTGgcaacggtgacgtctccatatgagtgatagattctcgagagggacgttaaacaaattACAATCAATGAATCTAATGATGCCTCTAATAGTAGCAATACACCTGTTTTAAAGGTAAAGACTCACGGCGCCCAGAGAAAAAAAATGACGTCAGCACGTGGAGCTGTGCACTAAACACAGGTTATATACGTCACACTGGTAATTTTTTAACTTAAACCTCGCTACACTCCGAAATAATGGTATATGATACCAAAAGGCGATATGTAATATTAAAAAAGTCAGGTGAACTCGCATACCGTATTACTATGCAAAATACATTTCTAATGGCTTAGCGTGCAAGGTATTCTATTTCCTAAACATGCCTGATTGCATAATCTGGGCAGATCCAAACCTGAAACCATGTACTTCTCTCTCTTTACCGTGTTTATAAATCGGTATACTGTCTGAATATTGCATCACTGACTTGTCCTTGAAGATGAGTGATTCATAAGCAGATAAACCGATAAGGGGGTCCACTATTCATTGTCTCGTCAGCTTTGAAGGTGaatattgtcaaatttgtcGTTGTGCGATCAtaccaaattatttgatttggAAGTTGCAAAATGCATATTCTTCGtttattgtattgtattttcaacatttttggaACCCGAACGTAGTTTTAtagctatatttatatatataaaggcacAAGTAGCAAATTAGACAGTCTAGTACCGCTGTATGAATCAAAACATGCATAAAATATTTGATCTGCATCCGTGAACACTTTTCCATTGTTAAATTTTCTCTTGTCAAAGTTAGAGAAATTTAAGTTTGTGTGATTTGGTTTAAATACCCCAAGCATTTATATTCTTTACACAGGGTTTtgaattttattatgtatacaaatattgacatgTAATTGCATAGCTGTGATAAAGAGGCGATTTGTTTTTCGCCGAGCATGAATATTTTGTAAGATCCatgattgaattgttgataaataaatgaaagtatggatattttattgcacattgatgtagaagttacattgtaacAATTCGTTAAGCATGTCGATgagagaaatgaaatttgatgaTTTGTATGAAATGGAGAGATTCCAATATTTCAGTTAATTTCATAAATGTAATTTGGCACAAGAACACAAAGGTAACTAACTATAAGTCTCCCTATCTAACAACAGTTACACCCAACTTTAGACTCCGCCTTTATAACGAGCCTGGAAAGGTTTGTCGTCGTCAACGTTGACATGCTGGCCACGGGTTCTCTGGATTGAATTCTTTGCACAACAGTTTTTGCCAAATTGTCAAAGACTTCGTTGATTTCAGTTTGTAAATTCAAGCTCACTTCAACGTACGGTAAATCGAGATATTCTGCGAATTTTTGCGCCCGGTCAGTAGAGACGACTTTTTCACGAGATTCTCGCTGGATTCCTAGGAGAGTTACCGATATTTCACTGCTGCTGCAGACATTCAGCATGTCGTTGTACCTGTAAAGAGAAAGTAGACCCATTTTGTAACCCCCAATGTCTCGCATTTAAGCTGAAccaatgttatttgttttgtcaTCGCACCACGTGAAAAGAAAATGTCAAGAAACACCTATCTGTGCTTACCAGTTCTCAAGATTAACGAAAGATGTTTCCTGAGAGAGATCAAACGCAATGATGGCGCCCTGGGCCCCCCTGTAGTATGATGATGTCACACTTCTGTACCTCTCCTGTCCTGTAATCAGATTGTGCTATCAGTCTTTCAGGGTTTCAATGAATGAGACAAAAGATTGAAGCTGAATTTTACCCCACAGCACACTATTGTAAACACATGCATATCACATAACGTCTTTCAGTCAGGCAGTATTCTTCCGTCTTACCTGCAGTATCAAATATTTTGAGATTCCAGTCCCCGTCTTTGTTGGAGATTGTGTGTTGATAGTACAGCAGATTGTTGCTTCTGCTGATGTTCTCTTTGCCATGACAAAGACAGTAGCTCTCCACCAGCGTTGTCTTTCCGATCCCAGAATCCCCTACCACGATGAATTTCAGATTCatgtcttttttgttttttctacaCATAGTGTCTCTGTCGTTAATGGACGTTGGTTTTGTTGTAAACATCTTGGGAGAAACGTACTCAGGCGATTTGAATATTATGGggtttttttccaaatcaaaCTGAATATTATCGTTctttcacaatcaataacttccCGATTCAATATTTGAAGGTATCATCTGTCGATAATGTAGAACATTCAACATGTCAGACTAATATACAGGATTTATCAGTGAATACAAGGTATTCCCTCTTCTGATAACAACTTGAATCAGCTGCACTGGTTTCGATTTTGTCCTATTTATACACTGATCCACCTGATCAAAATGTGCATTGTGGGAGGGGCTTCAGATTTAAAGGACGTGTGTGATTATGAACAAAACGCTACCTTATTGTACTCTGATATCCTTTCGGGTGAATCGGTCATCTGAACAGACATTTGACTTCTGTACACTTGAATCAACGTTGAATCAGGTACCCGTTGATGTGTGTATAAGTAGATTTACTTCATTTTTAAGACAGGTAATGACGTATGGAGTTTATATTACTGTGTTACATTACAGTGTTTTCAcaatgttgataaacatgatatcatagtttgattttttattactCTATTTCATGAATTCGATATAACGTTGTAAAACTTCATTGTCAATTTTACGGAGTGAGCATTGTCAATAGTTACAGATGTAGCCTCGCTCTGAAGTTTACGTGTGTCTATGTTTTGGGTCCCGTTTGAGAAGTTTTCACCAGGTAAAGTG
This genomic window from Ostrea edulis chromosome 4, xbOstEdul1.1, whole genome shotgun sequence contains:
- the LOC125670048 gene encoding uncharacterized protein LOC125670048, whose product is MFTTKPTSINDRDTMCRKNKKDMNLKFIVVGDSGIGKTTLVESYCLCHGKENISRSNNLLYYQHTISNKDGDWNLKIFDTAGQERYRSVTSSYYRGAQGAIIAFDLSQETSFVNLENWYNDMLNVCSSSEISVTLLGIQRESREKVVSTDRAQKFAEYLDLPYVEVSLNLQTEINEVFDNLAKTVVQRIQSREPVASMSTLTTTNLSRLVIKAESKVGCNCC